In the genome of Amia ocellicauda isolate fAmiCal2 chromosome 3, fAmiCal2.hap1, whole genome shotgun sequence, one region contains:
- the cfap298 gene encoding cilia- and flagella-associated protein 298, which translates to MVQLHVKRGEESQFLFCTTTGAALDAIIQQVTDIYNGRLKVDRICSEMEELAQHGVTLPPNMQGLTDEQIEELKLRDEWGEKCIPCGGAEFKKDEIGRRNGHAPNEKMKQVLKKTIEEAKSLISKKQVQANVCLTLDMVTEALDQLRGAVTIVYPMGLPPHDPIRMEFENQEDLSGTQASLQVIAEEEAQLWWAAKELQRGKKLQEYVGRNEKTKIVVKIQKRGQGAPGREPVISPEEQKQMMLHYHRRQEELKKLEEADDDTHLNSDWSDRQALKRQFQGLTNIKWGPR; encoded by the exons ATGGTGCAGCTGCACGTCAAGCGCGGCGAGGAGAGCCAGTTTCTGTTCTGCACGACCACCGGCGCGGCGCTGGACGCCATCATTCAACAGGTGACGGACATCTATAATGGCAGGCTGAAGGTGGACAGGATTTGTTCAg aaatggaagaacTGGCCCAGCATGGCGTCACCCTTCCCCCGAACATGCAAGGATTGACAGACGAACAGATCGAGGAACTAAAGCTGAGAGACGAGTGGGGGGAGAAATGCATCCCGTGTGGAGGAGCCGAGTTCAAAAAAGATGAAATTGGAAGGAGGAATGGTCATG CTCccaatgaaaaaatgaagcaaGTTTTGAAAAAAACTATCGAAGAAGCTAAATCATTAATTTCTAAg aaACAGGTCCAGGCCAACGTGTGTCTCACTTTGGACATGGTGACAGAAGCTCTTGACCAACTCCGGGGTGCTGTTACAATAGTATATCCGATGGGGCTTCCTCCACACGACCCAATCAGGATGGAGTTTGAAAATCAAGAAGACCTGTCTGGAACACAG GCGTCCTTGCAGGTGATTGCAGAAGAAGAGGCGCAGCTGTGGTGGGCAGCAAAGGAGTTACAAAGAGGGAAGAAACTACAGGAATATGTGGGGAGAAATGAGAAAACGAAAATAGTGGTAAAGATACAAAAG CGAGGACAAGGAGCCCCAGGACGGGAGCCGGTCATCAGCCCGGAGGAACAGAAGCAGATGATGCTGCATTACCATAGGCGTCAAGAAGAACTAAAA AAACTGGAAGAAGCCGATGATGATACCCACCTGAACTCTGATTGGTCTGACAGACAGGCACTGAAGAGGCAATTTCAGGGTCTCACTAATATCAAATGGGGACCTAGATGA